Proteins encoded by one window of uncultured Draconibacterium sp.:
- a CDS encoding ankyrin repeat domain-containing protein, with the protein MNKLRLIAIMMILSISILSCGTKAGNESKKVESNTASTSSENERAHFNTTLIFQASLEGNIQIVQNALDEGFDPNSVDENKRTSLMLAAYNGNTEIVKLLINKGANVNFADEIDRTALMYASTGPFINTVLTLLEAGAEPNLIEKEENWTAAMMAAAEGQVEVLKALVSYGADLKMVDIDGESSLDFASSNGHTAVVEYIKSKE; encoded by the coding sequence ATGAATAAACTAAGGTTGATAGCAATAATGATGATTCTCAGTATTTCTATTTTGTCGTGTGGAACCAAGGCAGGAAATGAATCAAAAAAAGTTGAATCTAATACTGCGTCCACTTCATCTGAAAATGAAAGAGCACATTTTAATACAACATTGATTTTTCAGGCCTCACTTGAAGGAAATATACAAATTGTACAAAATGCGCTCGACGAGGGTTTTGATCCCAATTCCGTGGATGAAAATAAAAGAACATCTTTAATGCTGGCAGCATACAACGGAAATACCGAGATTGTAAAACTTTTGATAAATAAAGGCGCAAATGTAAACTTTGCAGACGAAATTGATAGAACTGCATTAATGTATGCTTCTACCGGCCCATTTATTAACACCGTTCTGACCTTGTTAGAAGCCGGAGCAGAGCCTAATTTGATAGAAAAAGAAGAAAATTGGACTGCCGCTATGATGGCAGCAGCAGAAGGGCAGGTCGAAGTGTTAAAAGCACTTGTTTCTTATGGTGCCGATTTGAAGATGGTCGATATTGATGGCGAATCTTCCTTGGATTTTGCCAGTTCAAATGGACATACGGCTGTGGTTGAATATATTAAATCTAAAGAATAA